A single genomic interval of Prionailurus viverrinus isolate Anna chromosome A2, UM_Priviv_1.0, whole genome shotgun sequence harbors:
- the PRR22 gene encoding proline-rich protein 22, translating into MQHPKPFYAPTAPQEGFSPRGPDGTEGPGSQPLPTCTEPLPTVGSSNLYQPLNPEKEVFPAPPAGFQMAPCGCFFDPRIYRIEWATTDFGQSSLYKLTAVGGRGPPGGPAGGPASPGTYLLEPQHYLKAPVPAPPPPPYPHYLPVPGGPQYLMPYFPPEEPGPEALGFVGEGGSPAFMELPPPLLKEGPGPPPPAPKENRLPPLLITLPAEAALPPGACGHLRGSLSQLRGPGEPLAFPSNELQGGGAGPALLYPPGPGEPKVAEAEAAPLGAGEARAPEAARAFVLPEKVLLEDAMKLFDCLPGNAEPEGSPRKAPGPALPDSGGGGDDSSSDIRSLHLPDELLSFDYSVPEILDAVSNVDCLFSLKALDEEPAPRPGPPAASTVAPALRPELPGRRKAGTPSAKKGRQGGKGKQAAGPASAAPSGPRQDLGAGPH; encoded by the exons ATGCAGCACCCCAAACCCTTCTATGCACCCACAGCTCCCCAAGAAGGCTTCAGCCCCCGGGGCCCAGATGGCACTGAGGGGCCAGGCAGTCAGCCTCTCCCCACCTGCACGGAGCCTCTTCCTACTGTGG GTTCCTCCAACCTGTATCAGCCCCTAAACCCGGAGAAAGAGGTGTTTCCAGCCCCTCCGGCAG GTTTCCAGATGGCACCCTGCGGGTGCTTCTTTGACCCCCGCATCTACCGAATCGAGTGGGCCACCACTGACTTCGGCCAGTCGTCCCTGTACAAGCTGACGGCAGTGGGCGGTCGGGGGCCCCCCGGGGGTCCGGCGGGGGGCCCCGCCTCGCCAGGCACCTACCTCCTAGAGCCCCAGCACTACCTCAAAGCCCCAGTGCCggccccaccacccccgccctaCCCGCATTACCTGCCCGTTCCCGGGGGCCCCCAGTACCTCATGCCCTACTTCCCCCCCGAGGAGCCGGGGCCGGAGGCTCTGGGCtttgtgggggaaggggggtCCCCCGCCTTCATggagctgcccccacccctgctcaagGAAGGCCCAGGGccgcccccacctgcccccaaggAGAACAGGCTGCCTCCCTTGCTCATCACGCTCCCCGCTGAGGCCGCGCTGCCCCCCGGCGCCTGTGGCCACCTCAGGGGCAGCCTCAGTCAGCTCCGTGGGCCCGGTGAGCCCCTGGCCTTCCCCTCCAACGAGCTGCAGGGCGGTGGTGCCGGGCCGGCCCTGCTGTACCCGCCGGGCCCCGGGGAGCCCAAGGTGGCCGAGGCAGAGGCGGCCCCGCTGGGGGCGGGCGAGGCCAGGGCCCCCGAGGCAGCCAGGGCCTTCGTGCTGCCTGAGAAGGTGCTTCTGGAAGACGCCATGAAACTCTTCGACTGCTTGCCGGGCAACGCCGAGCCCGAGGGGTCCCCTCGCAAGGCCCCCGGGCCGGCCCTGCCGGATAGCGGGGGCGGCGGAGACGACTCGTCCAGTGACATCCGCTCGTTGCACCTGCCGGACGAACTGCTGTCCTTTGACTACAGCGTGCCCGAGATCCTGGACGCCGTGTCCAACGTGGACTGCCTTTTCAGCCTCAAGGCGCTTGATGAGGAGCCGGCGCCCCGCCCAGGGCCCCCCGCCGCCAGCACCGTGGCCCCAGCCTTGCGACCTGAGCTGCCCGGCAGGAGGAAGGCCGGCACCCCGTCCGCCaagaaggggaggcagggaggcaaggGCAAGCAGGCTGCGGGCCCGGCCAGCGCCGCCCCCTCGGGGCCCAGGCAGGACCTGGGAGCCGGCCCCCATTAA
- the DUS3L gene encoding tRNA-dihydrouridine(47) synthase [NAD(P)(+)]-like isoform X1, translating to MAEGAAEAPAESGGGGDSGASAPERGVAPIKPQYLTTKEQFHEFLEARGQEKPSQETEAGDPGGNDLVEPEAKRIRLEDGQTGEAAEPGEQPQVQKRARGQNKGRPHMKPTHYDNNRLCPSLVQESAAKCFFGDRCRFLHDVGRYLETKPSDLGPRCVLFETFGRCPYGVTCRFAGAHLGPDGQNLVREEWVQAPPVRNGLDKALQQLLRKRKVRFERAEQALRQLSRDRVPGPSPAAAVPEVTGAESAPGQDSGDTQQALPGPDAGALPSGSVWTRGPLTDEDVVRLRPCEKRKLDIHGKLYLAPLTTCGNLPFRRICKRFGADVTCGEMAVCTNLLQGQTSEWALLRRHQCEDVFGVQLEGAFPDTMTKCAELLNRTIEVDFVDINVGCPIDLVYKKGGGCALMNRSAKFQQIVRGMNQVLDVPLTVKIRTGVQERVNLAHRLLPELRDWGAALVTLHGRSREQRYTKLADWQYIEQCVTAASPMPLFGNGDILSYEDANRAMQTGVAGIMIARGALLKPWLFTEIKEQRHWDISSSERLAILQDFTRYGLEHWGSDTQGVEKTRRFLLEWLSFLCRYVPVGLLERLPQRINERPPYYLGRNYLETLMASQKAADWIRISEMLLGPVPPNFIFLPKHKANAYK from the exons ATGGCGGAGGGAGCGGCGGAGGCCCCAGCAGAGAGTGGTGGCGGCGGCGACTCGGGAGCCAGCGCGCCGGAACGGGGGGTGGCGCCCATTAAACCTCA ATACCTCACCACCAAGGAGCAGTTCCACGAGTTTCTGGAAGCCAGAGGGCAGGAGAAGCCCAGCCAGGAAACCGAGGCAGGAGACCCTGGTGGCAATGACCTGGTTGAACCTGAGGCCAAGCGGATCCGACTGGAAGATGGGCAGACGGGGGAGGCAGCTGAACCTGGGGAGCAGCCGCAGGTTCAGAAGAGAGCCCGGGGCCAGAACAAAGGGCGGCCCCACATGAAACCCACCCACTATGACAATAAtaggctctgcccctccctggtccaG GAATCAGCCGCAAAGTGTTTCTTTGGTGACCGCTGCCGTTTCCTGCATGACGTGGGTCGCTACCTGGAAACCAAGCCGTCGGACCTGGGCCCCCGCTGTGTGCTGTTCGAGACCTTCGGCAGGTGTCCCTATGGTGTCACCTGCCGCTTCGCCGGGGCGCATCTGGGACCCGACGGCCAGAACCTAGTGCGGGAGGAGTGGGTCCAGGCCCCTCCCGTGCGCAACGGCCTGGACAAGGCCCTGCAGCAGCTGCTGCGAAAGCGTAAGGTCCGCTTTGAACGCGCCGAGCAGGCCCTACGCCAGCTGAGCAGGGACCGGGTGccaggcccctcccccgctgccgCAGTCCCCGAGGTCACGGGGGCCGAAAGCGCCCCCGGGCAGGACAGTGGTGACACCCAGCAGGCCCTCCCGGGGCCGGATGCCGGTGCCCTTCCCAGCGGCTCGGTGTGGACCCGTGGGCCCCTGACGGATGAGGACGTAGTCAGGCTGCGGCCTTGTGAGAAGAGAAAG CTGGACATCCACGGCAAACTGTACCTGGCCCCCCTCACCACG tGCGGGAACCTGCCCTTCCGGCGGATCTGTAAGCGCTTCGGGGCCGACGTGACGTGTGGGGAGATGGCCGTGTGCACCAACCTGCTGCAGGGCCAGACGTCCGAGTGGGCTCTGCTCAGACGCCACCAGTGCGAGGATGTCTTTGGCGTCCAG CTCGAGGGCGCCTTCCCTGACACCATGACCAAGTGCGCCGAGCTGCTCAACCGCACCATCGAGGTggattttgtggatatcaacgtCGGGTGCCCCATTGACCTCGTGTACAAGAAG GGCGGGGGCTGTGCCCTCATGAACCGCTCGGCCAAGTTCCAGCAGATCGTCCGCGGCATGAACCAG GTGCTGGACGTGCCCCTGACGGTGAAGATCCGCACGGGCGTCCAGGAGCGCGTGAACCTGGCGCACCGGCTGCTGCCCGAGCTGCGGGACTGGGGCGCGGCCCTGGTCACG CTCCACGGCCGGTCTCGGGAGCAGCGCTACACCAAGCTGGCCGACTGGCAGTACATCGAGCAGTGCGTGACAGCGGCCAGCCCCATGCCCCTGTTCG GAAACGGGGACATCCTGTCGTATGAGGATGCCAACCGTGCCATGCAGACTGGCGTCGCCGGGATCATGATCGCCCG CGGTGCCCTGCTGAAGCCGTGGCTGTTCACGGAGATCAAGGAGCAGCGGCACTGGGACATCTCGTCGTCCGAGCGCCTGGCCATCCTGCAGGACTTCACGCGCTACGGCCTGGAGCACTGGGGCTCAGACACGCAGGGCGTGGAGAAGACGCGGCGATTCCTCCTCGAGTGGCTTTCCTTCCTGTGCAG GTACGTGCCCGTGGGCCTGCTGGAGCGGCTCCCGCAGAGGATCAACGAGCGGCCTCCCTACTACCTGGGCCGCAACTACCTGGAGACGCTCATGGCCAGCCAGAAGGCGGCCGACTGGATCCGAATCAG TGAGATGCTGCTGGGACCCGTGCCACCCAACTTCATCTTTCTGCCAAAGCACAAGGCCAACGCGTACAAGTAG
- the DUS3L gene encoding tRNA-dihydrouridine(47) synthase [NAD(P)(+)]-like isoform X2, with protein sequence MKPTHYDNNRLCPSLVQESAAKCFFGDRCRFLHDVGRYLETKPSDLGPRCVLFETFGRCPYGVTCRFAGAHLGPDGQNLVREEWVQAPPVRNGLDKALQQLLRKRKVRFERAEQALRQLSRDRVPGPSPAAAVPEVTGAESAPGQDSGDTQQALPGPDAGALPSGSVWTRGPLTDEDVVRLRPCEKRKLDIHGKLYLAPLTTCGNLPFRRICKRFGADVTCGEMAVCTNLLQGQTSEWALLRRHQCEDVFGVQLEGAFPDTMTKCAELLNRTIEVDFVDINVGCPIDLVYKKGGGCALMNRSAKFQQIVRGMNQVLDVPLTVKIRTGVQERVNLAHRLLPELRDWGAALVTLHGRSREQRYTKLADWQYIEQCVTAASPMPLFGNGDILSYEDANRAMQTGVAGIMIARGALLKPWLFTEIKEQRHWDISSSERLAILQDFTRYGLEHWGSDTQGVEKTRRFLLEWLSFLCRYVPVGLLERLPQRINERPPYYLGRNYLETLMASQKAADWIRISEMLLGPVPPNFIFLPKHKANAYK encoded by the exons ATGAAACCCACCCACTATGACAATAAtaggctctgcccctccctggtccaG GAATCAGCCGCAAAGTGTTTCTTTGGTGACCGCTGCCGTTTCCTGCATGACGTGGGTCGCTACCTGGAAACCAAGCCGTCGGACCTGGGCCCCCGCTGTGTGCTGTTCGAGACCTTCGGCAGGTGTCCCTATGGTGTCACCTGCCGCTTCGCCGGGGCGCATCTGGGACCCGACGGCCAGAACCTAGTGCGGGAGGAGTGGGTCCAGGCCCCTCCCGTGCGCAACGGCCTGGACAAGGCCCTGCAGCAGCTGCTGCGAAAGCGTAAGGTCCGCTTTGAACGCGCCGAGCAGGCCCTACGCCAGCTGAGCAGGGACCGGGTGccaggcccctcccccgctgccgCAGTCCCCGAGGTCACGGGGGCCGAAAGCGCCCCCGGGCAGGACAGTGGTGACACCCAGCAGGCCCTCCCGGGGCCGGATGCCGGTGCCCTTCCCAGCGGCTCGGTGTGGACCCGTGGGCCCCTGACGGATGAGGACGTAGTCAGGCTGCGGCCTTGTGAGAAGAGAAAG CTGGACATCCACGGCAAACTGTACCTGGCCCCCCTCACCACG tGCGGGAACCTGCCCTTCCGGCGGATCTGTAAGCGCTTCGGGGCCGACGTGACGTGTGGGGAGATGGCCGTGTGCACCAACCTGCTGCAGGGCCAGACGTCCGAGTGGGCTCTGCTCAGACGCCACCAGTGCGAGGATGTCTTTGGCGTCCAG CTCGAGGGCGCCTTCCCTGACACCATGACCAAGTGCGCCGAGCTGCTCAACCGCACCATCGAGGTggattttgtggatatcaacgtCGGGTGCCCCATTGACCTCGTGTACAAGAAG GGCGGGGGCTGTGCCCTCATGAACCGCTCGGCCAAGTTCCAGCAGATCGTCCGCGGCATGAACCAG GTGCTGGACGTGCCCCTGACGGTGAAGATCCGCACGGGCGTCCAGGAGCGCGTGAACCTGGCGCACCGGCTGCTGCCCGAGCTGCGGGACTGGGGCGCGGCCCTGGTCACG CTCCACGGCCGGTCTCGGGAGCAGCGCTACACCAAGCTGGCCGACTGGCAGTACATCGAGCAGTGCGTGACAGCGGCCAGCCCCATGCCCCTGTTCG GAAACGGGGACATCCTGTCGTATGAGGATGCCAACCGTGCCATGCAGACTGGCGTCGCCGGGATCATGATCGCCCG CGGTGCCCTGCTGAAGCCGTGGCTGTTCACGGAGATCAAGGAGCAGCGGCACTGGGACATCTCGTCGTCCGAGCGCCTGGCCATCCTGCAGGACTTCACGCGCTACGGCCTGGAGCACTGGGGCTCAGACACGCAGGGCGTGGAGAAGACGCGGCGATTCCTCCTCGAGTGGCTTTCCTTCCTGTGCAG GTACGTGCCCGTGGGCCTGCTGGAGCGGCTCCCGCAGAGGATCAACGAGCGGCCTCCCTACTACCTGGGCCGCAACTACCTGGAGACGCTCATGGCCAGCCAGAAGGCGGCCGACTGGATCCGAATCAG TGAGATGCTGCTGGGACCCGTGCCACCCAACTTCATCTTTCTGCCAAAGCACAAGGCCAACGCGTACAAGTAG